One window of Paludibacter propionicigenes WB4 genomic DNA carries:
- the cysK gene encoding cysteine synthase A, whose translation MSKVAKSLTELIGNTPLVQLSNYSANKGLQATVIAKLESFNPAGCVKERIALSMIEDAEKAGILKTGTEIIEPTSGNTGIGLAMVAAIKGYKLTLTMPETMSVERRNLLKAFGANLVLTPGATGMKGAIARALELHEENPNSYIPQQFENASNPAVHKLTTGPEVWNDTDGKVDIFVAGVGTGGTVSGVGAYLKEKNPNIKIVAVEPADSPVLSGGAPGPHKIQGIGAGFVPKNFDASVVDEIIQVSNDNAILTSRQLAKQEGLLVGISSGAAAYAATQLALRPENKGKVIVALLPDTGERYLSTLLYAFEEYPL comes from the coding sequence ATGTCAAAAGTAGCAAAAAGTCTTACCGAGCTAATTGGAAACACTCCATTAGTACAACTTTCTAATTACAGTGCAAACAAAGGGCTTCAGGCCACTGTTATTGCCAAACTCGAATCATTCAACCCAGCCGGTTGCGTAAAAGAACGTATCGCATTATCAATGATTGAGGATGCTGAAAAAGCCGGAATTTTGAAAACAGGAACAGAAATTATTGAACCAACCAGCGGAAACACCGGAATTGGGCTGGCTATGGTAGCAGCTATTAAGGGCTATAAACTTACGCTTACCATGCCTGAAACCATGAGCGTGGAACGAAGAAATTTACTAAAAGCTTTTGGAGCTAATTTAGTATTGACTCCCGGAGCCACCGGCATGAAAGGCGCTATCGCCCGTGCATTGGAACTTCACGAAGAAAATCCGAATTCATATATTCCACAGCAATTTGAAAATGCTTCAAATCCTGCTGTACATAAACTCACTACCGGTCCTGAAGTGTGGAACGACACCGATGGCAAAGTAGATATTTTCGTAGCTGGTGTTGGTACCGGTGGAACAGTAAGCGGAGTAGGCGCATATTTGAAAGAAAAAAATCCAAACATAAAAATCGTAGCTGTAGAACCTGCCGATTCTCCTGTACTTTCGGGCGGAGCACCGGGTCCTCACAAAATTCAAGGTATTGGAGCCGGATTTGTTCCCAAAAACTTCGATGCAAGTGTAGTAGATGAAATCATTCAGGTAAGCAACGATAATGCAATCCTAACATCTCGTCAGTTGGCAAAACAAGAAGGATTGCTCGTAGGTATTTCTTCCGGAGCTGCCGCTTATGCCGCAACACAACTGGCACTACGCCCTGAAAACAAAGGAAAAGTTATTGTAGCTTTACTTCCTGACACCGGCGAACGCTACCTTTCTACATTGCTTTATGCATTTGAAGAATATCCTCTTTAA
- a CDS encoding O-acetylhomoserine aminocarboxypropyltransferase/cysteine synthase family protein gives MSEYKFETLQVHAGQVVDGTTKARAVPIYQTSSYVFDDAADGADLFALRKFGNIYTRLQNPTTDVFEKRIAALEGGVSALATSSGQSAQFIALNNIVEAGDNFVSTSHLYGGTYNQFKNQFKRLGVDVRFTPNDEPKEFEKLINDKTKALYLETIGNPDLNIPDFEAIAAVADKHGIPLIVDNTFGAGGAIFRPLEHGATIVVESATKWIGGHGTSLGGVIVDSGKFNWGNGKFPAFTEPSDSYHGLVFWDVFGFDGPFGNIAFNIRARVEGLRDWGNTISPFNSFLLLQGLETLSLRVERHVENALELATWLEKHPQVEYVNYPGLKSSPYHALANKYLKRGFGGVLSFKLKGDAEKADSLINNLKLISHLANVGDAKSLIIHPAATTHEQLSPEDKISAGVFPGLLRISVGIENIADIKADLEQAFAAIK, from the coding sequence ATGTCAGAATATAAATTTGAAACGCTGCAGGTACATGCAGGACAGGTCGTAGACGGAACTACAAAAGCGCGTGCAGTACCTATTTACCAAACAAGTTCATACGTTTTCGACGATGCTGCCGACGGTGCAGATCTTTTCGCACTACGCAAATTCGGAAATATCTATACCCGCTTACAAAACCCAACTACAGACGTTTTTGAAAAACGAATTGCCGCCCTCGAAGGTGGAGTATCTGCTTTGGCAACTTCTTCGGGTCAATCGGCTCAGTTCATCGCTCTGAACAACATTGTTGAAGCCGGCGATAATTTTGTTTCAACTTCGCACTTGTATGGAGGAACTTACAATCAATTTAAAAATCAATTTAAACGCTTGGGTGTAGATGTTCGCTTTACTCCAAACGATGAACCAAAAGAGTTTGAAAAACTGATTAACGATAAAACCAAAGCACTTTATCTGGAAACTATCGGCAATCCCGATTTGAACATTCCTGATTTCGAAGCTATAGCCGCAGTTGCAGACAAACACGGTATTCCGTTGATTGTTGACAATACATTTGGTGCCGGTGGTGCTATCTTCCGTCCGTTGGAGCATGGAGCTACTATCGTAGTAGAATCAGCCACAAAATGGATTGGCGGTCATGGAACATCACTGGGAGGCGTAATCGTGGATAGTGGTAAGTTCAACTGGGGTAACGGGAAATTTCCAGCATTCACCGAACCTTCTGACAGCTATCACGGATTAGTATTCTGGGATGTATTTGGTTTCGATGGTCCTTTTGGAAATATTGCGTTCAACATTCGGGCACGTGTGGAAGGACTTCGCGACTGGGGAAACACCATTAGTCCGTTCAACTCTTTCTTGCTTTTACAAGGATTGGAAACACTTTCTTTACGAGTAGAACGTCATGTGGAAAACGCATTGGAACTGGCAACATGGTTAGAGAAACATCCGCAGGTAGAATATGTAAACTATCCTGGGTTGAAGAGCAGCCCGTATCATGCTTTAGCGAATAAATATCTGAAACGTGGTTTTGGTGGTGTGCTTTCGTTCAAACTGAAAGGTGATGCTGAAAAAGCGGATAGCCTGATAAACAACCTGAAGCTGATTAGCCATTTGGCCAACGTGGGTGATGCTAAATCCTTGATTATTCACCCTGCTGCTACTACTCACGAACAACTTTCGCCCGAAGATAAAATTTCGGCGGGAGTTTTTCCCGGATTACTCCGCATTTCGGTAGGAATTGAAAATATAGCTGACATTAAAGCAGATCTCGAACAAGCATTTGCTGCAATAAAGTAA
- the mnmD gene encoding tRNA (5-methylaminomethyl-2-thiouridine)(34)-methyltransferase MnmD: MNSELLITEDGSNTLYVPEIDECYHSSHGAIQESRHIFIEAGLKQCEKSEINVLEVGFGTGLNAFLTMIEAERSSKQIQYVSLEKYPVETEKALLLNYPEELFPEKRCSFELMHISTWNKKVQVTPFFSLEKIETDFTQYIPVDKFDVVFFDAFSPEKQPEMWTQERFEMLLKYCNPGAVLTTYCAKGIVRRAMQAAGFTVERLAGPPGKREILRGTKIG, encoded by the coding sequence ATGAATTCTGAATTATTAATTACAGAAGATGGTTCAAATACTTTATATGTGCCCGAAATTGATGAATGCTACCATTCTTCACACGGTGCAATACAGGAATCGAGGCATATTTTTATCGAAGCAGGTTTAAAGCAATGTGAAAAGTCCGAAATCAATGTTTTGGAAGTTGGTTTTGGTACAGGGTTGAATGCTTTTCTGACTATGATAGAGGCGGAGAGGAGTAGCAAACAAATTCAATATGTTTCGCTTGAAAAATACCCTGTGGAGACAGAAAAAGCCTTACTACTGAATTATCCCGAAGAACTTTTCCCCGAGAAAAGGTGCAGTTTTGAATTAATGCATATTTCGACCTGGAATAAAAAAGTACAAGTTACTCCATTCTTTAGTTTAGAAAAAATAGAAACTGATTTTACTCAATATATACCCGTAGATAAATTTGATGTGGTGTTTTTCGATGCCTTTTCACCCGAAAAACAACCTGAAATGTGGACTCAGGAACGGTTTGAAATGCTTTTGAAATACTGTAATCCCGGTGCGGTTCTTACTACATACTGCGCTAAAGGCATTGTTCGCAGGGCTATGCAGGCTGCCGGATTTACCGTGGAGCGTTTAGCGGGACCTCCGGGGAAAAGGGAAATTTTGAGAGGAACCAAAATCGGATAG
- the hemC gene encoding hydroxymethylbilane synthase encodes MSKKFVVATRPSLLAYTQTQQTVDLLRVKNPDCEFEIVKISTHGDTVTDKPLTAFGGTGVFVKELENALYEGKAHFAIHSLKDVPSIQPEGLVLAAFPTRQDPRDLLLTRGGVSVADLPSPCVIGTGSPRRMVQVAKLKEQITFADLRGNIDTRLKKLEDGQYDAIVLAAAGLKRLGKEIAESAYMPTDVCLPAIGQGAIAIECRADDAETIAMLKSINDAATETAIVAERSYMKTIGGGCKFPLGAYATVESDEVNLHVMLGNHHTGQIIRMHETSTVADAEKLGQKLGEAIIAEAEKQGIEILR; translated from the coding sequence ATGAGTAAGAAATTCGTTGTAGCCACACGCCCCAGCCTGTTGGCTTACACGCAAACACAGCAAACCGTAGATTTGCTTCGGGTCAAAAATCCGGATTGTGAATTCGAAATAGTAAAAATATCCACTCACGGTGACACAGTGACCGACAAACCACTGACTGCTTTTGGCGGTACAGGAGTGTTCGTAAAAGAACTGGAAAATGCGCTCTACGAAGGTAAAGCGCATTTTGCCATTCATAGTTTGAAGGATGTTCCGAGCATTCAGCCGGAAGGTTTGGTGCTGGCAGCATTCCCTACAAGGCAGGATCCACGCGATTTGTTGCTCACCCGTGGTGGTGTCAGCGTGGCTGATTTGCCCTCGCCCTGCGTGATTGGAACGGGCAGTCCGCGACGCATGGTTCAGGTAGCTAAACTGAAAGAACAAATCACTTTTGCCGATTTGCGGGGAAATATCGACACCCGACTGAAAAAACTAGAAGACGGTCAGTACGATGCTATTGTGTTGGCGGCAGCCGGCCTGAAACGTTTGGGAAAAGAAATTGCAGAATCGGCTTATATGCCAACCGATGTGTGCTTACCGGCCATTGGACAAGGAGCTATCGCCATCGAATGCCGTGCTGATGATGCAGAAACCATCGCCATGCTAAAATCGATCAACGATGCAGCTACCGAAACGGCCATTGTTGCCGAACGTAGCTATATGAAAACTATCGGTGGCGGCTGTAAATTTCCGCTGGGAGCTTATGCTACCGTCGAAAGCGACGAAGTAAACCTGCACGTAATGCTGGGCAATCATCACACCGGACAGATTATCCGTATGCATGAAACCAGCACAGTAGCTGATGCCGAAAAGCTGGGTCAAAAACTGGGTGAAGCCATCATTGCCGAAGCTGAAAAGCAGGGAATAGAGATTTTGAGGTAA
- a CDS encoding ABC-F family ATP-binding cassette domain-containing protein yields the protein MISYLQVENLTKSFGDNLLFENISFGIADNQRVALIAKNGTGKTTLLNILAGNEDYQGGTISFKRDLRIGYLDQNPDFPKELSVIDACLRSDNEAVRTIAAYEHCMMSEKQEGLDEILSQMDLHKAWDYETRIKQILGKLKITNFEQMIGELSGGQLKRVALANVLIAEPDLLILDEPTNHLDLEMVEWLEDFLKRSSMALLMVTHDRYFLDRVCTHIMEIDHQGLFQYSGNYSYYLEKRQERIENWNAESDRTVNLYKKELEWMRRQPQARAHKAKSRQESFYEIEERAKQRRNNDNVKLDVKASYLGSKIFEAKYITKAYGDLKILDNFYYNFARYEKMGIVGKNGTGKSTFLKMLLGEVKPDSGSFDVGETVVFGYYSQDGLAFDEQMKVIDVVQDIAEEVNLGNGKKMSASQFLQHFLFTPETQYNYVYKLSGGERRRLHLCTVLMRNPNFLVLDEPTNDLDIMTLNVLEEYLQSFKGCVIVVSHDRYFMDKVVDHLLVFKGNAELKDFPGNYTDYREWNELMEEQEKEEKKKQDSKAKSQNNSQKSVVTSQKSEEKRKLSFKEKQEFEALEKEIPQLEAEKAEIEKQLASGTLSSDEIIEASKRFGELGDIIDEKTMRWLELSEI from the coding sequence ATGATCAGTTACCTTCAAGTAGAAAATCTTACAAAATCGTTTGGCGACAATCTGCTTTTCGAAAATATATCCTTCGGCATCGCCGACAATCAACGCGTGGCACTAATTGCCAAAAACGGTACGGGAAAAACAACCCTGCTTAATATCCTGGCCGGAAATGAAGACTATCAGGGAGGAACCATTTCATTCAAACGCGATTTGCGAATAGGTTATCTGGATCAGAATCCTGATTTTCCGAAGGAATTATCGGTAATTGATGCTTGTCTGCGCTCTGACAACGAAGCTGTACGCACCATTGCTGCGTATGAACACTGCATGATGTCCGAAAAACAGGAGGGACTCGATGAAATTTTATCGCAAATGGATTTGCACAAGGCTTGGGACTACGAAACACGGATTAAACAAATTCTAGGAAAATTAAAAATCACCAACTTTGAGCAGATGATTGGCGAACTTTCGGGAGGTCAACTGAAACGGGTTGCGTTAGCAAATGTCCTGATTGCCGAACCTGACTTGCTGATACTTGACGAACCTACCAATCACCTCGATCTGGAAATGGTGGAATGGCTCGAAGATTTTCTGAAACGCTCCAGCATGGCGCTGCTTATGGTTACGCACGACCGCTACTTCCTCGACCGCGTGTGCACGCACATTATGGAAATCGACCATCAGGGCTTGTTCCAATACAGTGGCAATTACTCATATTACCTTGAAAAAAGACAGGAACGAATTGAAAACTGGAATGCGGAGAGCGACAGAACGGTGAACTTATACAAAAAGGAACTGGAATGGATGCGGCGTCAGCCACAAGCGCGCGCTCACAAAGCTAAATCGCGCCAGGAGAGTTTTTACGAAATAGAAGAACGTGCCAAACAACGGCGGAATAACGACAACGTAAAACTGGACGTAAAGGCAAGTTATCTGGGATCAAAAATCTTCGAGGCCAAATACATCACAAAAGCCTATGGTGATTTGAAGATATTGGACAATTTTTATTACAACTTTGCCCGCTACGAAAAAATGGGAATCGTTGGTAAAAACGGAACCGGAAAATCTACATTCCTGAAAATGCTGTTGGGAGAAGTAAAACCTGACAGTGGTAGTTTTGATGTAGGCGAAACAGTGGTGTTTGGCTATTACAGTCAGGACGGACTGGCATTCGACGAACAAATGAAAGTGATTGATGTGGTACAGGACATTGCCGAAGAAGTAAATCTGGGCAATGGAAAGAAAATGTCAGCTTCGCAGTTTCTTCAACATTTCCTTTTCACACCTGAAACGCAATACAACTACGTATACAAACTCAGCGGTGGTGAGCGTAGACGCTTGCATCTTTGCACGGTACTGATGCGTAATCCTAACTTTCTGGTACTCGATGAGCCCACGAATGACCTGGATATTATGACACTGAACGTACTGGAAGAATACCTGCAATCGTTCAAAGGCTGTGTAATCGTGGTTAGTCACGACCGCTACTTTATGGACAAAGTAGTAGACCATTTACTTGTTTTCAAAGGCAATGCCGAGCTGAAAGATTTTCCGGGTAATTATACTGACTACCGCGAGTGGAATGAGTTGATGGAGGAGCAGGAAAAAGAGGAGAAGAAAAAACAAGACTCCAAAGCCAAAAGCCAAAACAACAGTCAGAAGTCGGTAGTTACTAGTCAGAAGTCGGAGGAAAAACGAAAACTAAGCTTCAAAGAGAAACAAGAATTTGAAGCTTTGGAAAAAGAAATACCGCAACTGGAAGCAGAAAAAGCAGAGATTGAAAAACAGCTGGCTTCGGGAACTTTGTCTAGCGACGAGATTATCGAAGCCTCAAAGCGCTTTGGTGAACTGGGAGATATTATTGATGAAAAAACCATGCGCTGGCTTGAACTTAGCGAGATTTAA
- a CDS encoding phosphatase PAP2 family protein encodes MKHFKKYSAFYIPYIIFVLVVTALVVFNDKATLHLWMASHNTEAGDIFFKYYTEVGGNVPFFFVAVLLFYRYRIALILLITQLSVGLVVQVLKRLWDEPRPVKYFAEHYPKIELHKIAGAHLYSHNSFPSGHTAAAFAFFLVLAFFTHKSWLQLLYFFLAVLVGFSRVYLSQHFVLDLLVGSIVGVGVTSAFYLYFEKKSMKWADGSLRDVFSRKMG; translated from the coding sequence ATGAAGCATTTCAAAAAGTATTCTGCATTTTATATTCCTTACATAATATTTGTATTGGTTGTTACGGCGCTTGTGGTTTTCAATGATAAGGCCACCTTACATTTGTGGATGGCTTCTCATAATACCGAAGCCGGTGATATTTTCTTTAAATATTATACCGAAGTTGGCGGTAATGTTCCTTTTTTCTTCGTGGCTGTACTTCTTTTTTATCGGTATCGAATAGCTTTAATATTGTTGATAACACAATTGTCTGTGGGTTTGGTAGTGCAAGTCTTGAAGCGTCTTTGGGACGAGCCACGTCCTGTGAAATATTTTGCTGAGCATTATCCTAAAATTGAGTTACACAAAATAGCAGGCGCTCATTTATATTCTCACAATAGTTTTCCTTCAGGTCATACGGCTGCTGCATTTGCATTTTTCCTTGTGCTGGCTTTCTTTACCCATAAATCATGGTTGCAATTGCTTTATTTTTTCTTAGCCGTACTAGTCGGTTTTTCCAGAGTTTACTTATCCCAGCATTTTGTGTTGGATCTGTTAGTCGGATCTATAGTTGGGGTGGGTGTAACGTCGGCTTTTTATTTGTATTTTGAGAAAAAGTCAATGAAATGGGCAGATGGCTCATTACGAGATGTTTTTTCAAGAAAAATGGGTTGA
- a CDS encoding pyridoxamine 5'-phosphate oxidase family protein — MNIQDCIKFTNENPICYLATTENDQPRVRALGFWFADETGFYFQTSSVKEFPNQLLLNPKTEACFYHHEGMIGTMLRIAGSVEFCHDRELNEKAVNDRPFLKNFGITADSPKLVIFRIAHGEASFWTMENNLKPKEYIEF; from the coding sequence ATGAACATTCAAGATTGTATTAAATTTACCAACGAAAATCCGATATGCTATCTGGCAACGACTGAAAACGACCAACCACGGGTACGAGCTCTAGGATTCTGGTTTGCAGACGAAACGGGTTTTTATTTTCAGACATCCTCGGTAAAAGAATTTCCAAATCAGTTATTGCTTAACCCCAAAACTGAAGCATGCTTTTATCATCACGAAGGTATGATAGGAACTATGTTACGCATTGCAGGCAGTGTTGAATTTTGCCACGATAGAGAATTAAATGAAAAAGCCGTAAATGATCGTCCTTTTCTAAAAAACTTCGGGATTACAGCAGACAGTCCAAAGTTAGTTATATTCAGGATTGCGCACGGTGAAGCCAGCTTTTGGACAATGGAAAACAATCTCAAACCCAAAGAATATATTGAGTTTTGA
- a CDS encoding KilA-N domain-containing protein produces the protein MVKISVKDTTVTVVQVNNADYICITDIARIKNPLEPKDVVKNWLRSKNTLLFLGLWEKLNNPEFKGVEFDSFMMEAGTNAFTMSPSRWIEQTNAIGIISRSGSKGGTFAHKDIAFEFSSWVSTEFKLYLLKEFQRLKEQEQLQLGWSAKRELAKINYRIHTDAIQQNLIPIELTQQQISIVYANEADVLNVALFGLTAKQWRDSNPNFKGNIRDYATINELICLSNMENLNAVFINEGQSQKERLLKLNRIAIQQMKVLQDVENRKMLK, from the coding sequence ATGGTCAAAATAAGCGTAAAAGACACTACTGTAACTGTTGTTCAGGTTAATAATGCTGATTATATTTGCATTACTGATATTGCCCGAATCAAGAATCCGCTTGAACCTAAAGACGTTGTCAAAAATTGGCTGAGAAGTAAAAATACCTTATTGTTCTTGGGTTTGTGGGAAAAATTAAATAATCCTGAGTTCAAAGGGGTCGAATTCGACTCCTTTATGATGGAAGCCGGAACAAATGCATTTACAATGAGTCCATCAAGATGGATTGAACAAACAAATGCTATTGGTATAATTAGCCGAAGTGGCAGTAAAGGTGGAACTTTCGCACATAAAGATATTGCGTTTGAGTTTTCATCGTGGGTAAGTACAGAATTTAAACTTTATCTGCTTAAAGAATTTCAAAGACTAAAGGAACAAGAGCAACTGCAGCTCGGTTGGTCTGCGAAACGCGAGCTGGCTAAAATAAACTATCGCATCCACACAGATGCAATACAACAAAACCTAATTCCGATAGAATTAACCCAACAACAGATTTCTATAGTTTATGCCAATGAGGCTGATGTGTTGAATGTTGCTTTGTTCGGTTTGACTGCAAAACAATGGAGGGATTCAAATCCAAATTTTAAGGGGAATATTCGCGATTATGCAACCATTAACGAACTAATTTGCTTGTCGAATATGGAAAATTTGAATGCAGTTTTTATAAATGAAGGTCAGTCACAGAAAGAAAGATTGTTGAAATTGAATAGAATTGCCATTCAACAGATGAAAGTTCTTCAAGATGTCGAAAATCGTAAAATGCTAAAATAG
- the hemA gene encoding glutamyl-tRNA reductase codes for MHLLVVGINYKTADVSVREKLHFSDEVKPEAYNLLKTYKSIKGSVILSTCNRVEIYTAVNDVEKGYIENLDFINRFHQLSLEDIQPVIYQKNCQDAVLHLFKVTSSLDSMVLGEYQIQGQVRDAYFAAQDQHATNGLLNKVFQTAIQIGKKVRSETKIGDGSVSVATLAVDVIKQIFENKKGLNILMLGAGKMSNLTASYLQEQFGECSITFANRSGAANIAERLNARTIEYKQRFEAIPENDVIIASTSAPNYIMCRHEISMMAEQLKGKTRIFIDLSIPRNIDPEINKEDNCFVYSIDDINKMIDSNLDKRSQEITKAEQIIQDISEDYFEWYSKQFIMPVMAEIKKGLVVLKESTLDLYEPFTNKLEEKDREELSNLMDSYSNRIIRVIMSNLRKASTREEMISITKTLKDSFTIDLPEHE; via the coding sequence ATGCATTTATTAGTTGTTGGCATTAATTATAAAACTGCAGATGTAAGCGTCCGTGAGAAACTTCACTTTTCAGATGAAGTAAAACCAGAAGCTTATAATCTTCTAAAAACATATAAATCAATCAAAGGAAGCGTGATTTTATCAACCTGTAACAGGGTAGAAATTTACACTGCTGTAAATGATGTTGAAAAAGGATATATCGAAAATCTTGATTTTATAAATCGTTTTCACCAACTTTCTTTGGAGGACATTCAACCTGTCATATATCAAAAAAACTGTCAGGATGCCGTTTTGCATTTATTCAAGGTAACTTCCAGTCTCGACTCGATGGTGCTTGGCGAATACCAGATTCAGGGGCAGGTGCGCGATGCCTACTTTGCAGCGCAGGATCAACATGCGACCAATGGCTTGCTCAACAAAGTTTTCCAGACGGCTATTCAGATAGGCAAAAAAGTCCGTTCCGAAACTAAAATCGGTGATGGGTCTGTTTCGGTGGCTACGCTGGCTGTAGATGTGATCAAACAAATTTTTGAAAACAAAAAAGGGCTGAACATCCTGATGCTGGGCGCCGGTAAAATGTCGAACCTCACTGCCAGCTACCTGCAGGAGCAGTTTGGCGAATGCAGCATTACTTTTGCCAACCGATCAGGGGCAGCTAACATTGCTGAACGACTGAATGCCCGAACCATTGAGTACAAGCAGCGTTTTGAGGCCATCCCCGAGAATGATGTGATTATAGCTTCCACCAGTGCGCCTAACTATATCATGTGTCGTCACGAAATCAGCATGATGGCCGAACAGCTGAAAGGTAAAACGCGTATTTTTATCGATTTATCTATTCCACGAAATATTGATCCTGAAATCAATAAAGAGGATAATTGCTTTGTGTATTCAATTGATGATATCAATAAAATGATCGACTCAAATCTGGATAAACGCAGTCAGGAAATTACTAAAGCAGAACAAATTATTCAGGATATTTCTGAAGATTATTTCGAATGGTATTCCAAGCAGTTTATCATGCCGGTGATGGCTGAGATTAAAAAAGGGTTGGTGGTATTGAAAGAGAGTACGCTTGACCTGTACGAGCCATTTACCAATAAACTGGAAGAAAAAGACCGTGAGGAACTCAGTAATTTGATGGACTCGTATTCCAATCGCATAATTCGGGTAATCATGTCTAATTTGCGCAAGGCCAGTACCCGTGAGGAAATGATTTCCATTACTAAAACATTAAAAGATTCATTCACCATAGATCTTCCGGAACATGAGTAA
- the rbr gene encoding rubrerythrin, giving the protein MKSIKGTETEKNLLKSFAGESQARMRYTYFAKVAKTEGFEQIAAIFLETADQEKQHAKKFFSYLEGGAVEITASYPAGIISTTAENLKEAANGENEEWTELYPHFADVAEAEGFANIAATWRKIAAVEAQHEKRYRTLQARVEAGTVFSREEETVWQCRECGHVHVGKEAPKACPTCAHPQAYFEVEKTNY; this is encoded by the coding sequence ATGAAAAGTATTAAAGGAACAGAAACAGAAAAGAATTTATTGAAATCGTTTGCCGGTGAAAGTCAGGCTCGTATGCGTTACACTTACTTTGCAAAGGTTGCAAAAACAGAAGGCTTTGAACAAATAGCCGCTATTTTTCTGGAAACAGCAGATCAGGAAAAACAACATGCAAAGAAATTCTTCAGTTATCTGGAAGGTGGTGCTGTAGAAATCACAGCATCTTATCCTGCGGGTATTATTTCAACTACTGCCGAAAATCTAAAAGAAGCGGCTAATGGCGAAAATGAAGAATGGACAGAATTATACCCTCATTTTGCTGATGTAGCGGAAGCTGAAGGTTTTGCGAATATTGCTGCTACATGGCGTAAAATTGCAGCTGTTGAAGCTCAGCACGAGAAACGCTATCGTACACTTCAGGCACGTGTTGAAGCTGGCACTGTTTTTTCTCGCGAAGAAGAAACCGTTTGGCAATGTCGCGAATGTGGACATGTTCATGTAGGTAAAGAAGCTCCAAAAGCTTGTCCAACTTGTGCTCATCCTCAGGCTTATTTCGAAGTTGAGAAAACAAACTACTAG